A section of the Pedobacter sp. HDW13 genome encodes:
- a CDS encoding cupin domain-containing protein: MSNHALALLFFTFFISTAAKAQTADTTKYILQNDVEVAKTEPGTHNGGGETIGFNFFAQAKNLKTIFRKRILKPGSSIGYHLQKEDEIYYVISGKGKMKMNGKVFSVKPGDAILTRPGSSHGIEPDAGNDLVILIAYEKK; this comes from the coding sequence ATGAGCAACCATGCATTAGCATTACTATTTTTTACTTTCTTTATTTCTACTGCTGCTAAGGCCCAAACAGCCGATACCACTAAGTATATTTTGCAAAACGATGTTGAAGTAGCCAAAACTGAACCTGGCACACACAATGGAGGTGGCGAAACCATCGGTTTTAATTTCTTCGCACAGGCTAAAAACCTCAAAACCATTTTCAGAAAGCGTATTTTAAAACCGGGCTCTTCCATCGGTTACCACCTGCAAAAAGAAGATGAAATTTATTATGTCATTAGCGGTAAGGGTAAAATGAAAATGAATGGTAAGGTTTTCTCTGTTAAACCAGGTGATGCCATTTTAACAAGGCCGGGCAGCTCGCATGGTATTGAGCCTGATGCGGGTAATGATCTGGTTATTCTGATTGCATATGAGAAGAAATGA
- a CDS encoding arylsulfatase, which yields MKRQILLLTLVLFVFCSAFAQKAVKKTTQPKAAKPNIVYILADDMGYGELGCYGQDKIETPNLDALAKRGMKFTQHYAYPVCAPSRYILMTGQNSGKAFIRGNHEWGERGPVWDFKAMEENPYLEGQYPIPDSTVTLAEMLKGAGYTTGMVGKWGLGAPFTTGFPTKQGFDYFYGYICQRQDHTYYSGHLWENENRVPLDNKIQAPTVTFPKELDSLDEKNYEKYAQKDYAPDFLIKAALKFIDKNAAKPFFLYYPTPLPHVSLQAPKDLVAYYHQKFGDEKPFLGDGSYFPCRYPRATYAAMITLLDRQVGELINELKAKGVYDNTIILFSADNGVAFNAGVDPAFFNSAGPFNGNFGWGKGFVHEGGIREPFIVSWPGKVKQGSTSNLIASTMDMMPTFCDLLGLNTPKDVDGISILPTLLGQQQKNIHPYLYFEYPEYGGQQAIRLGNWKGLRLNMLKGNAKWALYNLENDVKEENDLAAKHPDIVEKMIKISKQEHRTPALSRFLIPVLEREMK from the coding sequence ATGAAACGCCAAATTTTACTGTTAACCCTTGTCTTATTTGTCTTTTGTTCGGCATTTGCCCAAAAAGCAGTTAAAAAAACTACTCAACCAAAAGCGGCAAAACCAAATATCGTTTATATCCTGGCCGATGATATGGGCTACGGTGAGTTGGGGTGTTACGGGCAGGACAAAATCGAAACCCCCAATCTGGATGCTTTAGCCAAACGTGGCATGAAGTTTACCCAGCATTATGCCTATCCGGTATGTGCGCCATCACGTTATATTTTAATGACGGGGCAAAACTCCGGAAAAGCTTTTATCCGTGGCAACCACGAGTGGGGCGAGCGTGGGCCGGTATGGGATTTTAAGGCCATGGAAGAAAACCCTTACCTCGAAGGGCAGTACCCGATACCCGATTCGACTGTTACACTAGCTGAAATGCTAAAAGGCGCTGGTTACACCACAGGCATGGTGGGTAAATGGGGGTTAGGCGCTCCGTTTACCACAGGTTTCCCTACAAAACAAGGCTTCGATTATTTTTATGGCTATATCTGCCAGCGGCAAGATCATACTTATTACAGCGGTCACCTGTGGGAAAACGAAAACAGGGTACCTTTAGACAATAAAATACAGGCACCTACAGTGACTTTCCCTAAAGAACTGGACAGTTTGGACGAGAAAAATTATGAAAAATATGCGCAGAAAGATTATGCACCTGATTTTTTGATCAAAGCAGCTTTAAAATTTATCGATAAAAACGCCGCCAAGCCGTTTTTCCTATATTACCCAACACCATTGCCACACGTTTCATTACAGGCTCCAAAAGATCTGGTAGCTTATTACCATCAGAAATTTGGCGATGAAAAACCATTTTTGGGCGATGGCTCTTATTTTCCATGCCGCTATCCCCGTGCTACCTACGCAGCGATGATAACTTTGCTGGATAGACAGGTAGGTGAATTAATTAATGAATTGAAAGCGAAAGGCGTGTACGATAATACCATCATTTTATTTTCGGCCGATAACGGTGTAGCATTTAATGCGGGTGTAGATCCAGCCTTTTTTAATAGTGCCGGGCCATTTAATGGCAATTTTGGCTGGGGTAAAGGTTTTGTGCACGAAGGTGGCATCCGCGAACCTTTTATAGTTTCATGGCCAGGTAAGGTAAAACAAGGCAGTACAAGCAATTTGATTGCCTCTACCATGGATATGATGCCTACCTTTTGCGATCTACTTGGTTTAAACACGCCAAAGGATGTCGACGGGATCAGCATTTTGCCAACTTTATTGGGACAGCAGCAGAAAAACATCCATCCGTATTTGTATTTCGAATATCCTGAATATGGTGGCCAGCAAGCTATCCGTTTGGGCAACTGGAAAGGGCTGCGTTTAAATATGCTCAAAGGCAATGCGAAGTGGGCTTTGTACAATCTGGAGAACGATGTCAAAGAAGAAAATGACCTGGCTGCAAAACATCCGGATATTGTCGAAAAAATGATTAAAATCAGTAAGCAGGAACACCGTACTCCGGCCTTATCACGCTTTTTAATTCCGGTTTTAGAGCGCGAAATGAAATAA
- a CDS encoding septal ring lytic transglycosylase RlpA family protein has protein sequence MKYLLLLSSLFLFLHSNAQDSASSVNETDSTKKTVLATYYHRKFEGHRTTSGARYRSKKLTAAHRTLPFGTLVTVTNPVNGKSVIVKVNDRGPFSKRLAIDLSERAAKQIGIYRKGIAKVNLSYTVE, from the coding sequence ATGAAGTATCTTCTGTTATTAAGTAGTTTGTTCTTGTTTTTACACAGTAATGCACAAGATTCCGCGTCATCAGTAAATGAAACGGACAGTACTAAAAAAACAGTTCTCGCCACTTATTACCACAGAAAATTTGAAGGCCACCGCACCACGAGCGGAGCCCGCTATAGATCAAAAAAACTCACTGCCGCACATCGTACTCTCCCATTTGGTACACTGGTTACCGTAACCAACCCCGTTAACGGAAAATCGGTAATTGTAAAGGTAAATGATCGTGGTCCTTTCTCTAAAAGATTGGCTATAGATTTGTCAGAACGCGCTGCTAAACAGATTGGTATCTACCGTAAAGGCATTGCTAAAGTTAACCTCAGTTATACTGTTGAGTAG
- the dctA gene encoding C4-dicarboxylate transporter DctA: MKKIFSNLTFQVIVAIIIGINVGAYFPGFAPTAKLISQGFINLISMLIAPIIFFTIVLGIAYMGDMKKVGRVGGKALLYFEIVSTVAIAIGLLVANILKPGAGMVAKAGDTTKIAGYAEQAKDMNWAEFFLHIIPHNIIASFAEGNILQILLFAILFGYGLNKLGGEGTVVLNAFDKISKVLFKIMKVIMRLAPIGAFGGMAFSIGTHGLQSIIGMAKLMGSVYLTCILFIFIILNGICRYYKFSLWQYLKYIRQEILIVLGTSSSESALPSMMQKMESIGCDKSVVGLVIPTGYSFNLDGTAIYLAMAVIFLCQVFHVDLTLGQQITVLGVLMVTSKGAAGVTGSGFIVLVSTLTALKIMPIEHISILIGVDRFMSEARAITNVIGNGVATIVIAKSENQFDQEKYLKAIQPAMIEKGEES; this comes from the coding sequence ATGAAAAAAATCTTTTCCAATTTAACCTTTCAGGTTATTGTAGCCATTATAATAGGTATTAACGTAGGAGCTTACTTTCCGGGCTTTGCGCCAACAGCTAAACTAATCAGTCAGGGCTTTATTAACCTGATTAGCATGCTAATTGCTCCGATCATATTCTTTACCATTGTTTTGGGTATCGCGTACATGGGCGATATGAAAAAAGTAGGCCGGGTAGGCGGCAAAGCTTTATTGTATTTCGAAATTGTAAGTACGGTTGCCATTGCTATCGGTTTATTGGTAGCCAATATTTTAAAGCCAGGTGCAGGCATGGTTGCGAAAGCCGGCGATACCACAAAAATTGCCGGTTACGCCGAACAGGCTAAGGATATGAACTGGGCCGAGTTCTTTCTCCACATTATTCCGCATAACATCATCGCTTCATTTGCTGAAGGCAATATTTTGCAAATTTTATTGTTTGCCATACTTTTTGGCTATGGCTTAAACAAATTAGGGGGCGAAGGCACAGTGGTTTTAAACGCTTTTGATAAAATCTCGAAGGTGCTGTTTAAAATAATGAAAGTGATTATGCGTTTGGCGCCGATTGGTGCTTTTGGCGGTATGGCTTTTAGTATCGGTACCCATGGTTTGCAAAGCATTATTGGGATGGCCAAGTTAATGGGATCGGTATATTTAACCTGCATTTTGTTTATTTTTATTATTTTAAATGGAATTTGCAGGTACTATAAGTTTAGTCTTTGGCAGTACCTTAAATATATCCGTCAGGAGATTTTAATTGTATTGGGTACCTCTTCTTCCGAATCGGCCTTGCCCAGTATGATGCAGAAAATGGAAAGCATTGGCTGTGATAAATCGGTGGTGGGTTTGGTTATCCCAACCGGCTATTCTTTTAACCTCGATGGTACAGCAATTTATCTGGCCATGGCGGTGATATTTCTTTGCCAGGTTTTTCATGTTGATTTAACGCTGGGGCAGCAAATTACAGTTTTAGGGGTGCTCATGGTTACCTCAAAGGGGGCTGCAGGTGTTACTGGAAGTGGTTTCATTGTACTCGTATCAACCCTTACGGCATTAAAAATTATGCCGATCGAACACATTTCTATCTTGATTGGCGTAGATCGATTTATGAGCGAGGCCAGGGCGATTACGAACGTAATTGGCAATGGTGTGGCTACCATTGTAATTGCCAAAAGCGAAAACCAGTTCGATCAGGAGAAATATTTGAAAGCCATTCAGCCTGCAATGATCGAAAAAGGAGAGGAGAGTTAA
- the rlmF gene encoding 23S rRNA (adenine(1618)-N(6))-methyltransferase RlmF has translation MAQEEQNNRKEKSELHPRNKHRSRYNFKQLTAASKELKRFVFKNEHNDDSIDFADQNAVKALNRALLKHYYDVSQWDIPKDYLCPPIPGRADYIHYVADLLGSSNKGKNPTGPTVNVLDIGIGANCIYPIIGHREYGWSFVGSDIDPLSVEAAKRIVDANKSLQGAIEPRLQGSKMGIFRGIVGRNERFDAVVCNPPFHASLKEAEQGTRQKWRNLGGGEKEVKHVLNFGGNKAELWCPGGERAFVEQMIIQSEQTKNQVLWFTSLVSKSANLKSIYNALIKVNAFEVRTVQMSQGQKISRFVAWTFHDEKAQEAWAKGWK, from the coding sequence TTGGCTCAAGAAGAACAAAATAACCGCAAAGAAAAAAGCGAGTTACACCCACGCAACAAACACCGTTCGCGTTACAATTTCAAACAACTTACTGCTGCATCTAAAGAATTAAAGCGGTTTGTGTTTAAAAACGAACACAACGACGATTCTATCGATTTTGCTGATCAAAATGCCGTAAAAGCATTAAACAGAGCCTTGTTGAAACATTATTACGATGTTTCGCAATGGGATATTCCAAAAGATTACCTTTGTCCGCCTATTCCGGGCAGGGCCGATTATATTCACTACGTTGCCGATCTTTTAGGCTCGAGCAATAAAGGAAAAAATCCAACCGGACCCACTGTAAATGTGCTGGATATTGGTATTGGTGCCAATTGCATTTACCCAATTATCGGGCACAGAGAGTATGGCTGGAGTTTTGTAGGTTCAGATATCGATCCACTTTCGGTTGAAGCTGCAAAAAGGATTGTTGATGCTAATAAATCATTACAAGGCGCAATTGAACCGCGTTTGCAAGGTTCTAAAATGGGTATTTTTAGAGGGATTGTAGGTAGAAACGAGCGCTTTGATGCAGTAGTTTGTAATCCACCTTTCCACGCTTCGTTAAAAGAGGCAGAGCAGGGTACCCGTCAAAAATGGCGTAACCTTGGTGGTGGCGAAAAGGAAGTAAAGCACGTATTAAACTTTGGTGGTAATAAGGCCGAGCTTTGGTGTCCTGGGGGCGAACGTGCTTTTGTAGAGCAGATGATCATCCAAAGTGAGCAGACTAAAAACCAGGTTTTATGGTTTACCTCCTTGGTATCGAAAAGTGCCAACCTAAAAAGTATTTATAATGCCTTAATCAAGGTAAATGCTTTTGAAGTAAGAACAGTTCAAATGAGCCAGGGCCAAAAAATAAGCCGTTTTGTAGCCTGGACTTTCCATGACGAAAAAGCACAGGAAGCCTGGGCTAAAGGATGGAAATAA
- a CDS encoding methionine-R-sulfoxide reductase, translating into MRTMLNKLFLVSAVVLITGLSACAQKQDKKEAKQAKETEQIIPKKKMNWNPLTPEEERVIVNKGTEYPGTGKYEHTTDKGTYTCKRCNAALYRSESKFDAHCGWPAFDDEIKGAVKRIPDADGSRTEIVCANCGAHLGHVFLGEGFTNKDTRHCVNSISMNFVPDKK; encoded by the coding sequence ATGAGAACGATGTTAAATAAACTATTTTTAGTTTCGGCTGTTGTTTTGATTACAGGGCTTTCGGCCTGTGCACAAAAACAGGATAAGAAAGAAGCAAAACAGGCAAAGGAAACAGAACAAATTATACCCAAGAAAAAAATGAACTGGAATCCATTAACACCCGAAGAAGAAAGAGTGATTGTAAATAAAGGCACTGAATATCCGGGAACAGGCAAATACGAGCATACCACAGATAAAGGAACCTATACCTGCAAACGCTGCAATGCGGCCTTGTATCGCTCAGAAAGCAAGTTCGATGCGCACTGCGGTTGGCCAGCATTCGACGATGAAATTAAAGGTGCTGTAAAACGCATTCCTGATGCAGATGGATCGCGTACAGAAATTGTTTGTGCCAATTGTGGCGCACACTTAGGTCACGTATTTTTGGGAGAAGGCTTTACCAATAAAGACACCCGTCATTGTGTAAACTCGATTTCCATGAATTTTGTGCCCGATAAGAAATAA
- a CDS encoding isoaspartyl peptidase/L-asparaginase family protein → MKFFKILSLFMLLVLAVNVSAQQKYVMVIHGGAGTILKKNMSAEKEAAYIAVLTQALQAGYEQIKAGKTSLDAVEATIHVLENDPHFNAGKGAVFTHDGRNELDAAIMDGKTLMAGAVAGVTTIKNPISAARAVMEKSEHVMLVGAGADLFAKEVGLEIVDPKYFWTKERWEGLQKAIQEDSTKAVLDHGSKKSELFGVKNLDYKFGTVGCVALDKAGNLAAGTSTGGMTNKKYGRVGDAPIIGAGTYCNNETAGISCTGWGEFYIRNVVAKTISDLMEYKGLSVVKASKIALDKVGKMGGNGGLIALDKQGNMTMPFNTDGMYRGAITAEGKIEVSIYK, encoded by the coding sequence ATGAAATTTTTCAAAATACTTAGCTTGTTTATGTTGTTGGTGCTGGCAGTTAATGTTTCGGCGCAACAAAAATATGTAATGGTTATTCATGGCGGTGCCGGTACCATTTTAAAAAAGAACATGAGCGCGGAGAAAGAGGCTGCCTATATTGCCGTCCTAACCCAGGCCTTGCAGGCAGGCTATGAGCAAATTAAAGCAGGTAAAACCAGTTTAGATGCGGTAGAAGCTACCATTCATGTGTTGGAAAACGATCCACATTTTAATGCTGGTAAGGGCGCTGTTTTTACCCACGATGGCCGCAACGAACTAGATGCAGCTATTATGGACGGGAAAACCCTGATGGCCGGAGCTGTTGCAGGTGTTACCACCATTAAAAACCCAATTTCGGCGGCCAGGGCAGTAATGGAGAAATCTGAACATGTAATGCTGGTTGGTGCAGGTGCTGATCTTTTCGCTAAAGAGGTCGGTTTAGAGATTGTAGATCCAAAATATTTCTGGACAAAAGAGCGTTGGGAAGGTTTGCAAAAAGCAATTCAAGAAGATTCAACCAAGGCCGTGCTCGATCATGGTAGTAAGAAGTCTGAGCTCTTTGGGGTGAAAAACCTGGATTATAAGTTTGGTACAGTAGGTTGCGTGGCGCTGGATAAAGCAGGTAACCTAGCTGCGGGAACTTCAACTGGCGGTATGACGAATAAAAAATATGGTCGCGTGGGCGATGCCCCAATTATTGGTGCAGGCACCTATTGCAATAATGAAACTGCGGGTATTTCGTGTACCGGTTGGGGTGAGTTTTATATCCGTAATGTAGTGGCCAAAACCATTTCCGATTTAATGGAATACAAAGGACTTTCAGTAGTCAAAGCTTCAAAAATTGCCTTAGATAAAGTAGGTAAAATGGGCGGCAATGGAGGATTAATTGCTTTAGACAAGCAAGGAAATATGACCATGCCTTTTAATACTGACGGCATGTATCGCGGTGCAATTACAGCCGAAGGAAAGATTGAAGTAAGTATTTATAAGTAA
- a CDS encoding ribonucleoside-diphosphate reductase small subunit has translation MEQELLLQENKDRFVLLPIKYPAIWEMYKKTEASFWTAEEIDLSDDQKHWDNLNDGERHFISHILAFFSASDGIVNENLAVNFMSEVQLPEARCFYGFQIMMENIHAETYALLIDTYIKDPEEKDRLFHAIDTVPAVKRKAEWALRWIENGTFAERLVAFAAVEGIFFSGSFCSIFWLKKRGLMPGLTFSNELISRDEGSHCEFACLLYSMLSNKLSEEQVHSIISDAVEIEKEFITDALPVALIGMNAKLMSQYIEFVADRWLQELGYKKIYNATNPFDFMEMISLQGKTNFFEKRVGDYQKSGVLTSADNKAQAFSLDEDF, from the coding sequence ATGGAACAGGAATTATTACTACAAGAAAACAAAGACAGATTTGTGCTTTTGCCAATTAAGTATCCGGCAATCTGGGAAATGTATAAAAAGACCGAAGCTAGTTTTTGGACAGCAGAAGAGATTGATCTTTCTGACGACCAGAAACACTGGGATAATTTAAATGATGGCGAAAGACATTTCATTTCTCATATTCTTGCTTTCTTTTCTGCTAGTGATGGTATTGTAAACGAAAACCTTGCGGTAAACTTCATGAGCGAGGTTCAATTGCCCGAAGCACGTTGCTTTTATGGTTTCCAGATTATGATGGAAAACATTCATGCCGAAACCTATGCGCTGTTAATTGATACATATATTAAGGATCCGGAAGAAAAAGATCGTTTATTCCATGCTATCGATACCGTTCCGGCTGTAAAAAGAAAGGCTGAATGGGCATTACGCTGGATTGAAAACGGAACTTTTGCCGAACGTTTAGTGGCTTTTGCTGCGGTTGAAGGTATTTTCTTCAGCGGAAGTTTTTGTTCTATTTTCTGGTTAAAGAAACGTGGTTTAATGCCAGGCTTGACCTTTAGTAACGAGCTGATCTCGAGAGATGAAGGTTCTCACTGCGAATTTGCCTGCTTGTTGTACAGCATGTTGAGCAATAAGTTGAGCGAAGAACAAGTTCACTCTATTATCAGTGATGCAGTAGAAATTGAAAAAGAATTCATTACCGATGCATTGCCGGTTGCCTTAATTGGTATGAATGCAAAATTAATGAGCCAGTACATTGAGTTTGTGGCCGATAGGTGGTTACAGGAATTAGGTTACAAAAAAATATACAATGCAACCAATCCTTTCGATTTTATGGAAATGATTTCGCTTCAGGGTAAAACCAACTTCTTCGAAAAACGTGTTGGCGATTATCAGAAAAGTGGTGTATTAACCTCTGCCGATAACAAAGCCCAGGCGTTTTCTTTAGATGAAGACTTCTAG
- the sucD gene encoding succinate--CoA ligase subunit alpha: protein MSVLVNKDSKVIVQGFTGNEGTYHAEQMLAYGTNVVGGVTPGKGGQLHLDKPVFNTVKDAVDKTGANVSIIFVPPAFAADAIMEAAEGGIKVIVCITEGIPTKDMIQVKEYIADRDVTLIGPNCPGIITADEAKIGIMPGFIFKKGNVGVVSKSGTLTYEAVDQVVKAGLGITTAIGIGGDPIIGTPTVEAVKLLMNDPETHGIIMIGEIGGGMEAEAARWIKEHGTKPVVGFIAGQTAPPGRRMGHAGAIVGGADDTAAAKMKIMAECGIRVVESPAEIGAAMAEELAK, encoded by the coding sequence ATGAGCGTTTTAGTAAATAAAGATTCTAAGGTTATCGTTCAGGGTTTTACCGGAAACGAAGGAACTTACCACGCAGAACAGATGTTGGCGTATGGTACAAACGTAGTTGGTGGTGTAACGCCTGGCAAAGGTGGGCAATTACATTTAGATAAGCCTGTTTTTAATACTGTTAAAGATGCCGTTGATAAGACGGGAGCAAATGTATCGATCATTTTCGTACCACCGGCTTTTGCTGCTGATGCGATTATGGAAGCTGCCGAAGGTGGTATTAAAGTAATTGTTTGTATTACTGAGGGTATCCCAACTAAGGATATGATTCAGGTAAAAGAATATATTGCTGATCGTGATGTTACTTTGATTGGCCCTAACTGCCCTGGTATTATCACTGCTGATGAGGCTAAAATTGGTATCATGCCAGGTTTTATCTTCAAAAAAGGTAATGTAGGTGTGGTTTCTAAATCTGGAACTTTAACTTACGAAGCCGTAGATCAGGTTGTAAAAGCTGGTTTAGGTATTACTACAGCTATTGGTATTGGTGGCGACCCAATTATCGGAACGCCAACTGTTGAAGCTGTTAAATTATTAATGAACGACCCTGAAACACACGGTATCATCATGATTGGTGAAATTGGTGGTGGAATGGAAGCAGAGGCTGCACGCTGGATCAAAGAACACGGTACTAAACCTGTTGTTGGTTTCATCGCTGGTCAAACTGCGCCTCCGGGACGTAGAATGGGGCACGCTGGTGCTATTGTTGGCGGTGCTGATGATACTGCTGCTGCTAAAATGAAAATTATGGCTGAGTGTGGTATCCGTGTAGTAGAAAGTCCTGCTGAAATCGGTGCTGCAATGGCAGAAGAATTAGCGAAGTAA